GTAGTCCTGTGCGTCGCGTGCGGCGGCGACCATGCCGTGGCGGCCGCCGTTGGAGCAGCCGCCGAAATAGCTGTAGTCCGGCGCCTTGCCGTAGGCGATCTGCACCACGCGCTTGGCCATCGGGGTCAGCGCCTGTACCGCCTGGTAGCCGTAGTCCAGCCGCGCCTGCGGATCGCGGCCGAACAGCGGGTTCTGCGCGTTGCTGTGCCCGGCATCGGAACTGATGACCGCAAAGCCCATGCGCAGCGGATTGTCGCGCTGGCCGCCGCCACCGATGTCCCCAAGCGCGGGGACCACGTTGCCGTCCAGGCCGCCGTTGGCCTGGTAGAAGAAGCGCCCGTTCCATGCGGCCGGCAGGCGCATCTCGAAGCCGATCGCATAGGACTGGCCGTCGGTGCCGACGCGTTCGTGCATCAGGCCGGTGATCTGGCAGTGCGCGCCGATCGGCTGGCCGGCCACCTGCAGGGTGCCGGCGGCCACGCTGTGCACCGCGGTGAAGCGGGTGCCGGGGTAGGCGAGCCGGCTCGCCAGCGCGTCGCACGACTGTTGCAGCGGTGCCGGGGTGGCCGGTGCGCGCGGAGCCTTCTGCGCATGGGCGGTGGTCGGGGCGGCCAGGGCGGCGAAGGGCAGGGCCAAGGCGAGCAGCGTGGAGCGCATGGAGTTCTCCTGAGGGGCGCCGGGCGCGGTGGGCCTGTGTCGCGCCGGTGGCGCCGGGGCGTCAACCGTCGCGCGTGCGAAAACGCGAATGCGTGGGCGATATTCGCCCGATGTGACGCGTGCCGCGCAATGGAGGCGCCCGCTGGGCGTGCCGCGGCGGCGAGCGGAGCGCGCGTTGTTGCAGGGCGGCATGGCCCTGCGCGTGGATCAGGCCGCGTCCGCGTACCAGGCCGGCGACAGCACCGGCAGTGGCGTCTGCGCATCGCGGCAGGCGTCCAGCAGGCCGTGGTCGGCCAGCGTCGGATGCTGCTGGTGGGCGCGCGCCAGGATCTCCCCGGCCAGTTCCGCCATGCGCGCGACATTGCCGTGCAGGCGGGCGACGAAGGCGGCGTCGTCCAGCCGGTCGCTCAGCGCGCGGTTGAGTTCGTGGAACCAGCCGATCAGGTACTGGTCCAGCAGCCGCCCGTCGGCCACCGCCGCGGCCTGCGCGCGGTTGGCCGCGCCCCAGTCGCGCAGCAGCGCCTGCATGCCCAGGTTGAGCGCGCTGGCCTGCTGCAGCGCCGGGCGCAGCCGGCCCAGCACCGCCAGGTCGGCGATGCGGTCGGTGCAGTACAGCGGCGCCAGCAGCGACCAGTAGTAGGTGTAGTCCCAGATCACCTTGACCGGCATCACCTGGGCGTCGCCGAACAGCGGGTACTGGTCCTGGTAGAGGGTCAGGGTGTTCTCGTAGAACGAGAAGTACAGTTGCTGGTACAGCTCGGCATACGGCGCGATGTCGCGCCCGGCGCGCTCGCGTCCGATCAGTTCGCAGATGTAGGTGTTGCTGATGGCGATGAAGTCGCTGCCCGGCGAATAGAACGGGTCCAGGAACACGCCGGCCTCGCCGGTCAGCGCCCAGCGCTGTGCCGAGAACACCTGCTTGCAGCCGTAGGAGAAGTCGCGCAGGAACAGGAAGTCCTGCACCGTGTGCTCGTTGCGCTCCAGCGTGCTGGCCACCTGCGGCTGGTGCGTGCGCAGCCAGTCCATCGCCTTGGCGTGGGTGTTCATGGTCTCCAGCGGATGCATCGCGGCATCGCAGACGATGCCCAGCGAATGCGCGCCGGAGGACAGCGGGATCAGCCAGAACCAGTAGCCGGGGCCGCACATGTGGTTGGTCGAGCGCCAGCGGTCCGGCGGCGTGCAGCGCTGCAGCCAGGCGCTGTCCTGCGACCAGCCGTTGGGATCGACCAGCCCGTCCACCCGCCACCACACCGCGTTGGCCTGGTGCGCGTTGTCCTGGGCCAGGCCGAGCTTGCGCTTGAGCAGGCCGGCGCGGCCGCTGGCGTCGATCACCCAGCGTGCCTGCAGGTGGGCGTCGGCGCCGTCGCGGCTGTAGCGCACGCAGTGGTCGCCGTCGTCCTCGGCCAGGTCGACGCCGCGCACCGTGCTGCCGTCGAGGAACTCCACGCCCATCGCGCGCGCGCGCTGCCCGAGGAAGTTCTCGAAGCGGCCGCGGTCGATCTGCCACGACGGGGTGGGCAGCAACTGGCTCACCCCCAGTTCGGTGCACTGGTCGATGTCGGCGCGCCGGTCGGAGAAGAAGAAGCGGAAGCCGAACTTGCGGATCTGTTCGGCATCCAGGTGCTCGCGCAGGCCCAGCACCTCGGCGAAATAGTGCGCGCCGATCTCCACCGAGGACTCGCCGACCTTGAACGCGGCCTCGCGCACCGGGTGCGCGCGCCGTTCCAGCACGCGGATGCGCAGCTGCGGGTCGCGCTGGCGCAACTGCAGCGCCAGGGTCAGCCCGGCCAGCCCGCCGCCCAGAATCGCCACATCCGCCTGCGCTGCATTCATGTCGTCTTTTCCTTGGCGACGGCCAGGGGGGCCGGGTCGAGGGTGCCGTCGGCGTCGTCGATCAGCACCGGATTGGCGCGGGTGCGTCGGTACTCGCGTACCACGTGTCCGTAGGTCCACACCTGCACGATCACGTGCGAGGTGATCTTCCACAGATCGCGCACCAGCCGGAAGTGGCTCTTGCGGAACGTGCCCGGGGTCTGGCTGGCATAGCGGGTCTCGATCGGCACCGCCACCACCCGCGCGCCGGCCTGGCGCGCGGCCGAGATCAGCAACTGCGCCTCGAACACGAAGCCTTCGCCGGGCACGTCGGGCAGGGTGTAGACCGACTGCGGATACAGGCGCTGCCCGCTCTGGCTGTCGACCAGGCGGAAGCCGCAGCCCCAGGCGATGCCCCAGTCGCCGAAATCGTTGCCGATGCGGCGGATCGGCGGCTGGCTGGCGCGCTTGCGCAGGCGCGCGCCGACGATCACGCAGCCGGGGTGGCGGTTGGCCGCGGCCAGCAGCCGCGGGAAGTCGGCGGCGCTGTGCTGGCCGTCGCCGTCCATGGTCATCACCGCGCGCGCGCCCTGGCGCTGCGCCTCGGCGAAGCCGCTGCGCAGCGCCGCGCCCTTGCCGCGGCGCTGTGGGTGGCGTAGCAGGGTCACCGGCAGGTCGGCGATGCAGTCGCTGGTGCCGTCGTCGGAGCCGTCGTCGACCACGATCACCCGCGGGCAGTGCGCCAGCGCGTCGCCGACCACCTCGCGGATGCGCAGCCGTTCGTTGAGGGCCGGAATCAGGATCGCGGCGTCGGCGGCGGTCAGCGGCGTGCGGCTCATACGCGCAACTCCACCTGCAGGCAGCGGCCGCCGCCGGCGTCGAGCACGCAGCCGCTTCCGCCCAGCGCCAGCGCGTCGAACAGCGGCAGCATCGGCGCCATCGCGTTGCCCGCGGCATGCCGCGCCAGCGGGCCGTCGCCGGCCGCGGCGGTGCCGTCGCGCAACTGCACCTGCAACTGCGGCTTGCCGTCGCGTGCGCCGGCGCTCAGCACCAGCGCACCGCCGAGCAGGCCTTCGCTGCGCGCGATGCGGCCCAGCGCGCCCACCGAGCGGCTGTCGTAGCCGACCAGCAGCACCGCGTCTTCGCCCGCGGCCAGTTGCGACAGCGCTTCCAGCAGTCCCTGCGCGAAGCTGCCCGAGTGCGCGCTGATCGCGGTCGCCGCGGCGGTGGCGCCGGCGCCGATGGTCCAGTAGCCGGCGGCGGCGTTGTGCACCGAGTTGTGGAACTTGGTCGGCGAGACCGACAGCGGCTCGCTGGCGAGGGTGGTGCACATGTAGTCGGTGATCGCCAGGTCGCCGTGGGTGGAGGTGAACACCGACGGCAGCGTCGCCGGGTCGCGGCCGGCGTCCTGGCAGGCGGCCAGCGCCGCGTCCAGCGACACCGCCACCGTGTCCGGCGCGCGCCGACGCTCGTTGGGCGCCAGCAGTTGCGGCGACGGCCGTGCCGGCGTCTCTTGCAGCGCGCCGTCGCCGCGCGCGAACGCCTGCGCCAGTGCCCACCCGGGCAGGCCGGGCGCCCAGAAACCGATGCCTTCGATCGTCGCGTGCAGCATCGGCGTGCTCATGCGCGACCGAACAGCAGCGAGCAGTTGTTGCCGCCGAAGCCGAAGGAGTTGTTCATCGCGTAGCGGACCTGTGCATGGGCGGTGGCGAAGCGGATCTGCGGGCCGCAGGCGGGGTCGGGCAGTTCGCTGTTGAGGGTGCCGGGCAGCAGGCCGTCGCGCAGCGCCAGCAGGGCGAACACCGACTCGACGATGCCGGCGGCACCGAGCGTGTGCCCAGTCCAGGCCTTGGTCGAACTGGCGTGCAGGGTGGGCGGGAACAGCGCCGCCACCGCGGCGGCCTCGACGCTGTCGTTGGCCGGGGTCGCGGTGCCGTGCAGGTTCAGGTACCCGACTTCGGCCGCGTCCACGCCGGCGCGCTGCAGCGCACCGCGCATCGCCAGGCCGGCGCCCAGGCCCTGCGGATGCGGCGCGGACATGTGGTGGGCGTCGCTGGATTCGCCGTAGCCGCACAGCAGCGCCTGCGCCGGCGGTGCGTCGGCGGCATCGGCGCGTTCCAGCAGCGCGTAGCCGCCGGCCTCGCCCAGCGACAGCCCGACCCGGCGCACGTCGAACGGCCGGCACGGCTCCGGCGACACCACCTGCAGCGAGTTGAAGCCGAACAGCACGCTGCCGCACAGCGTGTCCACGCCGCCGACCAGCGCCGCATCGACCACGCCGGCGGCGATCAGCCGCGCCGCCTGGGCGAACACCTTGGCGCTGGACGAGCAGGCGGTGGCGACAGTGATGCACGGGCCGCGCAGGCCGGTGGCGGCGCGCACGAAATCGCCGAGCGAATGCGGGGTGTGCACGATCGGCCGGTCCAGGTCGGCGGGCAGGCGCGGGCCGTCCGCGTCGTGCTCGAGCCGGGTGTAGGCCTCCTCGCTGGCGCCGATGCTGGAGGTGGAGGTGCCCATCACCACCGCCACCCGCTCGGCGCCATGCCGCTGCGCCGCGGCGGCCACGGCGGCGGCCATGCCGTCCTGCTGCAGCGCCAGCCAGGCCAGGCGGTTGTTGCGGCATTCCCAGGCGGCCAGGGCGTCCGGCAGCGCCGCGGTCTCCAGCGCGTCCACCCGGCCGATCCAGCATTCCAGCGGTTGCGGGCCGAAATCGTTGCGACGCAGGCCGCTGCGGCCCTCGCGCAGCGCCGCGGCCTGGGCCTGCAGCCCGCTGCCGAGCGCGTTGGTCGCGGTGTAGGCGCGGATGGCCACCGGGGCCATCCGGGGCGACGAGGACGCTTCGGTCACGCGGTCTTCCATACAAGGACAATCACCGCAGTATATCGACGCATTCGGTGATGCCGTGAATCGCCAACGGGGCGAACGTGAATGGCGCGCCTGCCCTGGATCCGTTCAGCGCAGGGCCGGCGTGCGCTTTCGCCGCTGGCGCATTTCCTCCACAATCGCTTGCCTTTCCACGCCAGGCGCACGCCACGGGCATGCAAGCCTACGTCTACAAAAGCCAACGCAAGCCGGACACCTATCTGTATCTCGCCGCCCGCGACGACTTCGGCCGTCTGCCGCCGGCGCTGCTGGCGTCGCTGCAGCCGCTGGCGTTCGTGCTCGAAGTGGCGCTGACCGCCGAACGCAAACTGGCCCGTGCCGATCCGGCCGCGGTGCGCGCCAACCTCGCCGGCTGCGGCTTCCATCTGCAATTGCCGCCGTCCCTGCCCGGCACCACCGATCGACACGATGACTGACTCCTTTCTCCGTGCGCGTGCGCCGATGCTCGCCGCCGCGCTCGGCGCGGTGCTGGCGCTGGCCGCCGGATTCGGCCCGCTGGCCGCCGCGCTGGGCGCCTGGCTGGCGCAGCCGGCGTTCGCCCTGGCGCTGTCCTGGCAGCGCGGCAGCCGGCCGCGTCCGCGCGCGGCGCGCGAGCTGGTCGGCGCCGCGGCGCCGCTGCTGGTGCTGTGGGCCGGCGGCATGGCGCTGGTCGCGGTGCTGGTGGCCTGGCCGCTGGCGGCCCTGCACGACAGCGGCAGCCTGGCCGCGGCGCTGGCGCTGAGCGTGGCCGCCAGCGCGGCCCTGCTCGGGCTGTGGCGGACCTGGCCGCTGTGGCACGGCAGCGATGCCGAGGGCGGCCCGCTGGGCGCACGCTGGCACGCGCTGGCGCAGCAGGACGTGCAGGCCTGGCGTGGGCTGGCGGTAGCCGCACTGGTGCTGGTGCTGGCCGGGCTCGGCGTGGTGCTGGCCTGGCCGGGGCTGCTCGCCGACGCCGCGCGCTGGCCGCTGGCGCTGGCCTACGCCCTGCTGTCGCCGCTGCTGCACGCCGGCCTGCAACGGGTGGCCCCGCCGCAGGCGCTGACCCCACCGGTATCCTCGGCCGACCTGTTCGCCGAACTGAGCGCCAACACCGCGCCGCGCGCCGACGAGCCGCCGCCGGCGCAGGACGAACTGCATGCGGCGCTGTACGACGCCGCCCGCGGCGGCCGCGTCGATCGCGCGCTGCAGTTGCTGCAGGCCGGCGCCGATCCGCACGCGCTGCCCGCCGCCGAGTGGCGCGACCAGCGCAGCCTGCCGGTGCTGGCCGCGGTACTGCCGGACCTGCGCCTGCTGCGCGAACTGATCGTGCGCGGGGTCGACGTCAATCGCCCGCACCTGGGCATGACCCCGCTGCTGGCCGCCACCCGCGACAGCTGGCATGGCCGCCCGGAGGCGGTGATGACCCTGCTCGCCAACGGCGCCGACCCGCGCGCCAGCGACGGCGATGGCAACACCCCGCTGCATCACGCCGCCCGCAGTTCCGACCCGGGCGTGGCCGCGCTGCTGCGCGACGCCGCCGCCGAACTGGACGCGGCCAATCGCGACGGCCTGACCCCGCTGGCGGTGGCCTGCCAGGTCGGCAACTGGCGCATGGCCAAGTTCCTGCTCGAGCGCGGCGCCAAGCCGGAGCCGGCCGAGGCCAGCCCGGTGCTGCTGGCCGCCGCCGGCACCGAGGAAGACGATCCGGCCGGCGTGCAGTTGCTGCTCAAGCACAAGGCGCGGGTCGACGCGCGCGATCGCCAGCGCCGCAGCGCGCTGCACGAGGCGGCGCAGGCCGGCCACGTGGAGATCGTGCAGGCTCTGCTCGGCGCCGGCGCCAACCTGGAAGCGCGCGACGCGCTGGGCCGCACGCCGTGGCTGGAAGCCGCCCGCCACGGCCGCGTGGCGGTGCTGGAACGGCTGCTGCCGCACAAGCCGGACCTGACCGCGGTCGACGGCGACGGTCGCAACGCGATCCTGCTGGCCTGCACCGCCGACCACGTCGCCCCCGGCCTGATCCGGCGTCTGCTGGAACTGGGCGTGGCGTCGGCGCAGCCGGACCAGAGCGGCCGCCGCGCCGTCGACCTGGCCGCCGAGGCCGGGCGCTGGGCGATCGTGTCCGCGCTGGACCCGGACTATCCGCTGCCGGCCGCGGTCAGCGACGGCCAGGGCGAGAGCGGCCCGGCCGGCCTGCCCGACCGGCCGCCGCTGGAACTGCTGCGCGAGGGCCTGCAACTGGGCCAGCCGCGCGAGGGCCTGGCCGCGCTGGCGCGGCTGTGTGCGCCCGAGGAACTGGGCGCGCTGCTGCACGATGCGCCGCTGGCGCTGAACGCGCAGGCGGTGGACTGGCTGCTGGCGCACGGCGCCGCGCCGGAAGTGCTCGATGCCTGCGGCGATACCCCGATGTTCGCGCTGCTCTCGCGCGGCGTGGAGGCGGTGCCCAGCCTGCAGGCGATGCTGCGACACGGCGTGTCGCCGGCCGGCCGCGGCGGCCTGACCCGGCTGCTGGCCGCCTGCGCCCAGCACGATCACGCCTCGCGCGCGCTGGAACAGTTCGCGCTGGAACTGCTCGAGCGCGGCGCCGATCCGTTCGCGCCGTCGCCGGCCGGCGATCCGCCGCTGTCGCTGGCGGTGCGGCTGGGCTGGCTGCGCCTGCAACTGCAGTTGCTCGAGCGCGGCGCCGACCGCGAGGCGCGCGACAGCCACGGCATGACCGCGCTGCACCTGGCTGCCGCGCTGGGCCGCGAGGCCTCGCTGAAACTGCTGATCCTGCAGGGTGCCTCGCCGGACGCACGCGCCGCCGACGGCCAGACTCCGCTCGGCGTGGCCCTGGCCAGCGGCCGCCGCGACCTGGCCGACTGGCTGGACTGGCGCACCTGGCCGCTGCCGCGGCGTCCGCTGCGCGAGGCCGACGTGCCGGCTGCGGCGATGGTCGGCGATGCCGAGGCGATCCGCCGCCTGATCGACCTGGGCCTGCCGGTGGATGCGGTGGACGCGCAGGGCTGCACCGCGCTGTTGCGCGCCGCCGGTGGCGGCCATGCCGCGGCGGTGAAGCTGCTGCTGGCGCGCGGCGCCGATCTGCAGCACGCCGCGGCCAGCGGCGCCACGCCGCTGTCGGCAGCGGTGAGCATGCGCCAGACCGAGATCGTCGCGGCGTTGCTGCAGGCCGGTGCGCAGATCGAACACCGCCTGCCCGGCGGGGTGACCGTGCTGATGCTGGCCTGCGCGCTGGGCCTGCCGGACATCGCCGCGCGGCTGCTGGCCGCCGGTGCCGACGTGCACGCCGGCGACGCGCAGCAACTGGCGCCGCTGCACTGCGCCGCGCTGTACGGCTTCACCGCGCGCGACAAGACCCGCTTGCTGGCGTTGCTGGACACCTTGCTGCTGGCCGGCGCCGAGGCCGACCGCGGTTCCGCCGGTGGCGTCACGCCGCTGCTGCTGCTGCTGGGCGCGCGCGCCGAACCGGGCACGGCCTGCGAGGAGCCGGTGGTGCTGGCCGGCGTCGAGCGCCTGCTGGACGAGGACGTCAGCCTGGAAGTGCAGGATCCGCGCGGCTTCGGCCCGCTGCACCTGGCCGCGTTGCACGGCCTGCCGCTGCTGGTGCAGCGCCTGCTGCGCGCCGGCGCCGATCCGGAACTGCGCGATACCTTGAACCGCACCCCGCGCGAGATCGCGGTGATGCGCGGCTTCGTCGACGTCGCCGGGCAGTTCCAGCCGGCGCTGCCGGGCGTGTCCTCGATGGCGCGTTTCCTGCGCGAAAGCCGCTAGCGCTTTTCCTTCTCCCATCGGGAGAAGGTGGCCCGGAGGGCCGGATGAGGGCAGGGCGCCGCCTCGCGCCGCCCATCGCCCATCGCCCCGCGCCTCGTGCCTCGTGCCGTCCCCTCACTCAGACCCCTCTCCCGGTGGGAGAGGGGCTTGCCGCATCGCGGCGCACCGCAGCGCCCAAAAAAATGCCCGCCGGAAGGCGGGCGAACTGCGTCATGGTAGGCACATCGCTGCTTTCGGAGCCGCGGCGGCAGGGGCTCCTCCCGCGCACGTGGCGCGGCGGCGAACGGCGCCGCCGCGCGGTCGCGTTACTGCCGTGCGACCACGGTCAGGCCGCTGTAGCTGCCGCTCAGGCGCACGTAGTAGGTCGTGGCGCTGGACGGGGTGAGGCGCACCGTCTGGGTGGTGGTGCCGGCACGGGTGGAGCGCGCGTCGTAGCTGCTGCTGGTCGGCACCTTGCCCGCCGACACGTACATCGCCACGTTGCCGTTGCCGCCGAAGGTCATGAAGCTGACCACGGTGCCGGCGGCGGCCTGGAAGCTGTACAGCGCGTCGCCGCCCTGGCTGCCGAGGCCGCGCATCTCCACCTTGTTGACCAGGGTCTTGGTCGGCGGCACGCAGGTGCTGTCCGACGGATTGCACGGCGGGGTGGTGGCCATCTGCAGCAGCATGTCCACGTCCAGGATGCCGGCGCCGATCGGCGTGCTGGTGGGGATCGTCACCGGGAACGGCCGTGCGCTGGCGCGCAGCAGGTCGCGCATGCCGGTCCAGCTGAACGGGGTGGTGGCCACGCTCTGCACCAGCGCCACCGCCGCGGCCACGTGCGGGGAGGCCATCGAGGTGCCGGCCATGCCGCCGATCTGCCAGTCGCTGGTCGGGCTCTGCGAGCCGCCGTTGATCACCTGGAAGATGTAGCCGCCCGGGTTGCCGTCGATGTCGCCGCCGCCGCCCGGCGCGGCGATGTCCACGCGGGTGCCGTAGTTGGAATAGCTGGCGCGGCCGCCGTTGATGCGCGAGGCGCCGACGCTGATCACGCCGTTGCAGGAGGACATGGTGTACGTGGCGGCGTTGGCGTTGGAGTTGCCGGCGGCGACCACGATGATCGTGCCCTTGGCGTTGATCTGGTCGATCGCGTCCTGGTAGATCTGCGGGCAGGTGTCCGGGGAGCTGCTGCCCAGGCTCATGTTGATCACCTCGGCCGGGTTCGGGTTGGTCGGCAGGCCGGCGACCGGCAGGCCCGCGGCCCACAGCATGCCGTCGGTGATGTCGCTGCCGAAGCCGCCGCAGGAGCCGAGCACGCGCACCGGCAGGATCTTGGCGTCGTAGGCCAGGCCGGCGGTGGCCAGGTTGTTGTTGGTGACCTGGGCGATGGTGCCGGAGACGTGGCTGCCGTGCCACGAGCTCGGCTCCGGGGCGTTGCCGGAGCCGCCGAGCGCGTTGCAGTAGTCGGCCTCGACCCAGTCGCCCAGGTCGTAGCCGCCGGCCACGCGGCCGTCGGTGTCGCGGCGCGAGACGCGGTGGTCGGTGATCATGTCGTAGCCGGGCAGCACGTTGGCGGCCAGGTCCGGATTGTTCTGCACCACGCCGGTGTCGACCACCGCCACCACCACGCCCTTGCCGGTGGAGCGGGTCCAGCCCTGCTCGGCATTCACCCCGCCGACCGGGTCGTGGAAATTCCACTGCAACTGGGCGTAGGCCGGATCGTTGGGGGTGGTGGAGGCAGCGGCCGCGACGGCAGCCGGCAGGCGCACGCTGGCCTCGTCCAGGCGCCGGTACAGGCGGTCGACCTGCACCGACACCACCGACGGGTCGGCCTTCAGTTCGTTGATGAAGGCGGTGCGCTCGCTGTCGCTGAGGTGGCGCGAGGTCTGCACCACGTGCCAGCCCGGCACCGCCATGTCGCGCAGCACCTTGGCGCTGACGGCGCTGCGTACGGTCAGGCCGTCGCTGGCGATCTGCGCGCGCTGCATGCCGCTGCGTGCCACCGCGCTGCTGAGGGTGGTGGCGAGCAGGCTGCGCGCCTGGGTGCCGCCGTCGCGGGTCTTGACGATGAAGCGCTGGCCCAGGTCGTTGGGGTTGGCCGATTGCGGCACCGGGCCCTGCACGCGGCCCAGGCCGATGGTGGGAGTGGCCGCCTGCGCGCCAGCGGCGAACAGGACGGCGGCGAGGGCAGCGGCGAGCGTGTTGGAAGACATCATCTGCAGATCCTGGAAAAAAAGAGGAAGAGGAATAAACACCGCGGCGCGCGTGGCGCCGCGCGACATCACAGGTCCACGCCCACGCCGATGCCGGCCGAGGACTCGCCGTTGCTGAAGGCACCGCCCAGGCTGAACGAGGCACGCGCGCCGAGCTTGCGGGCGTAGCCGATCGACAGCGCCTGCTGCCCGCCCTGGAAGCCGGCGCCGACCGACACGCGCCCGCGCGGGCTCTGCGTGCCGGCGGCGTTGACCGCCATGTTGAGCATCGCCGCGCTCATCGCGCCGAGCTTGTCCATGCGCCGGTCCATGCCGTCGAGGCGGTGTTCGGTGTCGGTGCGCAACTGGTTGAAGCTGTCGTCCAGTGCGGTGATGCGGGTGTTGGTGTAGGCGTTGGCGCTGCTCAGGGTGGCGCTGTCGCCGGCGCGCATCTGCGCGACGTTGGCCGCATCGGTGCCGGCGCTGCCGGCGGCAACGTTGGCGATCTGCCGCTCGTTGCCGGCGCTGCCCACCGAGACCGTGTTGGTGCGGTCGGCGACCGAGCCCTGGCCCAGCGCCACCGCGTTGGCGGCAGTGGCCGAGGCGCCCTGGCCGAGCGCGGTGGCCGAGGCGGCCGAGGCACTGGCGCTCTCGCCGAGCGCCACCGCATTGGTCGCCACCGCGGCGACGCGGGCGTTGGCGCCGACCGCGGTGCTGCCGTCGGCATTGACCGTGGCGTTGCCGCCGATGGCGGTGTCGTTGGGGCCGTAGGCCAGCGCCTGCGCGCCCATCGCCAGGCCGTTGTTGCCGTTGGCGGTTGCCCCGGAGCCGACGGCCACGGCATTGGTGCCGGCGCCGGTGCTGGGCGCCGTGGCCGCGCCGCCGCCGCCGCCGATGCTGACCCCGCCGGAGCCGCCGATCGCGTCGAGGCGGTTGCCGAAGCCGGTCAGCGCGGTATCCAGCGCGCCCATCGCCGAGCCCAGGTCGGTGTAGTGGCTGCCCTGCACCAGGTAGTTGCCGCCGATCAGGTTGCCGTTGGCGTCGACCACGCTGCCGGCGCCGAAGGCGGCGGCGACGTTGCGCAACTGCGCCAGGTTGACCGCGTCGGTGTCCATGGTGCCGGCGGCCAGGTTGGTGAGCTGACGCTCGGCGCCCGCCGCGCCGATGGATACGGTGTTGTCGCGTTCGGTGACCGAGCCGGCGCCCAGCGCCACGCTGTTGTTGGTGATGGTCGTCTGGTCGTTGACGAACTGCGAGTTGCCGACGCGGGCGCCGGGGCCGATCGCGATCGACCGGTCGCCGAACACGTCCGCGCCGGTGCCGACGGCGATGCTGTCGTAGAACAGCACCGGGGTCTCGCGGAAGAATTCGCCGTTCCACACCATGCCCCCGCCCAGGGCCAGGCTGCGGGTGCCGCCGGCCCAGGAGCCGTTGCCGAGCGCGCTGGAGCCGACGCCGAGGGCGAGCGCGGCCGGGCCGACCGCGGTGGCGTCGTCGCTCTGTGCGTACGCGCTGGGACCCATGGCCACGCTGTGGGTGCCCAGGGCGCGTGCGCCGTTGCCGAAGGCGGTGGCCCACTCGGCGGTGGCCTGGCTCTGCGCGCCCACCGCGACGGCGGCGTACTGGTTGGCCACCGCGGTGGTGCCCACGGCGACGGTGCGGTTGGCGCTGGCTTCGGCCAGAGCGCCGACCGCGGTGGAACTGTAGGCGGTGGCCAGCGCGCCGCCGCCCAGCGCGGTGGACAGCGGGCCGGTGGCCTGGGTGGCCTGCAACTGGGTGCCTTCGGCGCCGAAGCCTGGATTCATCTCCTCGCCCACGTCGACGATGCCGCCGACCGCGACGCTGGAGCGGTCGCTGGCGATCGCGCCGGCGCCCGCAGCCACGTTGAACTTGCCGCTGGCCTGGGCGCCGGCGCCCAGCGCGGTCGCGGCCATGCCGGTGGCCGAGGTCTGCTGCAGGATGGTCACGCCGTTGGGCAGCGACGAGTAATCCACGTCGAGCATGCCGCCGATGGCGGTGGTGGAGATCTCGGTGGCCAGGCTGTTGTGGCCGACCGCCAGTGCATGGTC
This genomic stretch from Xanthomonas sacchari harbors:
- a CDS encoding NAD(P)/FAD-dependent oxidoreductase; protein product: MNAAQADVAILGGGLAGLTLALQLRQRDPQLRIRVLERRAHPVREAAFKVGESSVEIGAHYFAEVLGLREHLDAEQIRKFGFRFFFSDRRADIDQCTELGVSQLLPTPSWQIDRGRFENFLGQRARAMGVEFLDGSTVRGVDLAEDDGDHCVRYSRDGADAHLQARWVIDASGRAGLLKRKLGLAQDNAHQANAVWWRVDGLVDPNGWSQDSAWLQRCTPPDRWRSTNHMCGPGYWFWLIPLSSGAHSLGIVCDAAMHPLETMNTHAKAMDWLRTHQPQVASTLERNEHTVQDFLFLRDFSYGCKQVFSAQRWALTGEAGVFLDPFYSPGSDFIAISNTYICELIGRERAGRDIAPYAELYQQLYFSFYENTLTLYQDQYPLFGDAQVMPVKVIWDYTYYWSLLAPLYCTDRIADLAVLGRLRPALQQASALNLGMQALLRDWGAANRAQAAAVADGRLLDQYLIGWFHELNRALSDRLDDAAFVARLHGNVARMAELAGEILARAHQQHPTLADHGLLDACRDAQTPLPVLSPAWYADAA
- a CDS encoding glycosyltransferase family 2 protein translates to MSRTPLTAADAAILIPALNERLRIREVVGDALAHCPRVIVVDDGSDDGTSDCIADLPVTLLRHPQRRGKGAALRSGFAEAQRQGARAVMTMDGDGQHSAADFPRLLAAANRHPGCVIVGARLRKRASQPPIRRIGNDFGDWGIAWGCGFRLVDSQSGQRLYPQSVYTLPDVPGEGFVFEAQLLISAARQAGARVVAVPIETRYASQTPGTFRKSHFRLVRDLWKITSHVIVQVWTYGHVVREYRRTRANPVLIDDADGTLDPAPLAVAKEKTT
- a CDS encoding beta-ketoacyl synthase chain length factor, with the translated sequence MLHATIEGIGFWAPGLPGWALAQAFARGDGALQETPARPSPQLLAPNERRRAPDTVAVSLDAALAACQDAGRDPATLPSVFTSTHGDLAITDYMCTTLASEPLSVSPTKFHNSVHNAAAGYWTIGAGATAAATAISAHSGSFAQGLLEALSQLAAGEDAVLLVGYDSRSVGALGRIARSEGLLGGALVLSAGARDGKPQLQVQLRDGTAAAGDGPLARHAAGNAMAPMLPLFDALALGGSGCVLDAGGGRCLQVELRV
- a CDS encoding beta-ketoacyl-[acyl-carrier-protein] synthase family protein; protein product: MAPVAIRAYTATNALGSGLQAQAAALREGRSGLRRNDFGPQPLECWIGRVDALETAALPDALAAWECRNNRLAWLALQQDGMAAAVAAAAQRHGAERVAVVMGTSTSSIGASEEAYTRLEHDADGPRLPADLDRPIVHTPHSLGDFVRAATGLRGPCITVATACSSSAKVFAQAARLIAAGVVDAALVGGVDTLCGSVLFGFNSLQVVSPEPCRPFDVRRVGLSLGEAGGYALLERADAADAPPAQALLCGYGESSDAHHMSAPHPQGLGAGLAMRGALQRAGVDAAEVGYLNLHGTATPANDSVEAAAVAALFPPTLHASSTKAWTGHTLGAAGIVESVFALLALRDGLLPGTLNSELPDPACGPQIRFATAHAQVRYAMNNSFGFGGNNCSLLFGRA
- a CDS encoding YcgL domain-containing protein yields the protein MQAYVYKSQRKPDTYLYLAARDDFGRLPPALLASLQPLAFVLEVALTAERKLARADPAAVRANLAGCGFHLQLPPSLPGTTDRHDD